A genomic segment from Thermostichus lividus PCC 6715 encodes:
- a CDS encoding AmpG family muropeptide MFS transporter, with the protein MAGIGSALRVFQSRKMAALLLLGFSSGLPLFLTSRTLQAWMTVEGVDLTAIGLFSLVGLPYSLKFLWSPLLDRYTLPFLGRRRGWLLLIQGLLLVAIALMGLQNPSASLRLLAINALAIAFLSASQDIAVDAYRADVLDPLEMGAGAGIYVLGYRMALLITGSAALILADQLPWPLVYGVMSLLMLVGMLTTVWAPEPEVQPAAPRSLRQAVLQPFLDFFQRYSWGTGLIILGFICLYRLGDALTGNMMTPFLLQQGFSQTEIGAVQGGIGLIATIVGALAGGAAISQIGIHRALWVMGGLQASSNVSYFVLANAGANPVVMIAAISIDNFCAGLAIAALTALLMSLCNPQFSATQYALLSSLFAFSRDVLAAPAGKAAELMGWPLFFLFTIGAALPALLLLPFFAPWHPEADVPRPGSDG; encoded by the coding sequence ATGGCGGGGATCGGGTCAGCCCTACGGGTCTTTCAAAGCCGCAAGATGGCGGCACTCCTACTGCTGGGCTTTTCATCCGGCTTGCCGCTGTTTCTCACCAGCCGTACCCTCCAAGCCTGGATGACCGTAGAGGGGGTTGACCTCACGGCGATCGGGCTGTTTAGCTTGGTGGGGCTGCCCTACTCCCTCAAGTTTCTGTGGTCGCCGCTTTTAGATCGCTATACCCTCCCCTTTTTGGGGCGGCGGCGCGGCTGGTTGTTACTGATTCAAGGGTTACTGCTGGTGGCGATCGCCCTGATGGGGCTACAGAATCCGAGTGCCAGCTTACGGTTACTGGCGATTAATGCCTTGGCGATCGCATTTTTAAGTGCCAGCCAAGATATTGCCGTCGATGCCTACCGCGCCGATGTGCTCGATCCCCTTGAAATGGGAGCAGGAGCCGGTATTTATGTGTTGGGCTATCGAATGGCACTCCTGATCACCGGATCCGCTGCGTTGATCTTGGCGGATCAACTGCCGTGGCCGCTGGTCTATGGCGTAATGTCGCTGTTGATGCTGGTGGGGATGCTGACAACCGTTTGGGCACCGGAGCCGGAGGTGCAGCCAGCCGCTCCTCGCTCTTTGCGCCAAGCGGTGCTTCAACCCTTTTTAGATTTTTTTCAGCGGTATAGCTGGGGGACGGGGCTGATTATCCTAGGGTTTATTTGTTTGTATCGCCTAGGGGATGCTCTCACGGGGAATATGATGACCCCCTTTCTGCTGCAACAGGGCTTTAGCCAAACAGAAATTGGCGCTGTGCAGGGCGGAATTGGTCTCATTGCCACCATTGTTGGTGCACTGGCTGGGGGGGCTGCTATCAGTCAAATTGGCATTCATCGTGCCCTTTGGGTGATGGGAGGGCTACAGGCCTCTAGTAATGTGTCCTATTTTGTCTTGGCCAATGCGGGTGCAAATCCGGTTGTTATGATTGCTGCCATTAGTATTGATAATTTTTGTGCGGGGCTGGCGATCGCTGCGTTAACAGCACTTTTAATGAGCCTCTGCAACCCCCAATTCAGCGCCACTCAGTATGCACTCCTCTCCAGTTTATTTGCCTTTAGTCGAGATGTTCTGGCCGCTCCTGCCGGGAAAGCAGCGGAACTCATGGGCTGGCCCTTGTTTTTCCTCTTTACGATTGGTGCTGCCCTTCCCGCGCTGCTGCTGTTGCCCTTCTTTGCACCATGGCACCCCGAAGCCGATGTTCCCCGACCCGGCAGTGATGGCTAG
- a CDS encoding heavy metal translocating P-type ATPase, which produces MTMTTTHPDPQTIAYEVVHHLPGRLRLRVPRLRYDEHYLRQLQHLLVQQEVVQQIRVNAAAACIVIEYNSDGESHLALFSSLIRRAADPDLPSPTILPIDKQVYSPWNTAYFLQKMALPVAALAIVALLPLQTPFYPVIVATIITIIALPTFQEALESLEHRHLNVTQLESLWTILHTLQGEYMAPVLAVFMSQMGGCLRDMTAQVGEAQVFDPLDQQRTYWIERDGSRRNVSIRELHVGDHVIVAAGSAVPVDGEVLWGSAVIQRQFLTGESDLLTCEPGQAVLASSLVVRGQLCIAAKAVGNDTQVGKTLQLAKQAPQLDTRIENYAEEISNQAILPAMGVSALVYGLTLDAHRAIAPLQLDFGAGIGITIPTAILAALTHAPQVGVYVRNGRALELLSRVNIIVFDKTGTLTEVKGTIAGVEILKEHLSEDTLLYWLSTIEQHINHPFALAVMEYAQARGISPGEYSDWSYEPGRGAMGLVEGQRILVGTHQFMTDNNIDADLEELRSHEGVLWNRSLACVACNGELVAVLFYSNPVRPETASVIADLQNRGIECYMVTGDHHEVANAVGYAAGFRLGQIYTNTLPEDKVEILKKFKNNGENVVAYVGEGFNDTAAMAYADISISLPEGSDAARQTADILLMNNNLEGIIQAIALSKEVMEIINQNIALVVIPNVSVVLAGVFLSLHPVLAVLISNGATLLAELNSLRILTDYRPVKVKHKISSGRSQTGMLDIPWKKRPRRSFVRLGSDTPSPA; this is translated from the coding sequence ATGACCATGACCACTACTCATCCTGACCCCCAAACCATTGCCTACGAAGTGGTTCATCACCTTCCTGGGCGGTTGCGGCTGCGGGTTCCGCGTCTGCGCTATGACGAGCACTACCTGCGCCAACTTCAGCACCTGTTGGTGCAGCAGGAGGTTGTTCAGCAAATTCGCGTCAATGCTGCTGCCGCCTGTATCGTGATCGAATATAACAGCGATGGCGAGAGTCACCTTGCCCTGTTTAGTTCCCTGATCCGTCGCGCCGCCGACCCTGACTTACCCAGCCCCACCATTCTGCCGATTGACAAGCAGGTGTATTCCCCATGGAACACCGCCTACTTTTTGCAAAAGATGGCCTTGCCTGTGGCTGCCTTAGCCATTGTTGCCCTATTGCCACTGCAAACTCCGTTCTATCCAGTAATTGTCGCGACAATCATTACCATCATTGCTCTGCCCACATTTCAGGAAGCCCTCGAAAGCCTTGAGCATCGCCATCTCAACGTCACCCAACTGGAATCCCTGTGGACGATTTTGCATACCTTGCAAGGGGAGTATATGGCTCCAGTGCTAGCGGTGTTCATGAGCCAAATGGGGGGATGCCTGCGGGACATGACAGCACAGGTGGGTGAAGCCCAAGTGTTTGATCCCCTTGATCAGCAGCGCACCTACTGGATTGAGCGGGATGGTAGTCGTCGTAACGTCTCAATTCGTGAGTTACACGTGGGGGATCACGTCATTGTGGCGGCTGGCTCGGCAGTACCTGTCGATGGCGAGGTGCTCTGGGGGTCAGCGGTGATTCAGCGGCAGTTTTTGACGGGTGAGTCGGATTTACTGACCTGTGAACCGGGGCAGGCGGTGCTGGCCTCGTCTTTGGTGGTGCGGGGGCAACTCTGTATTGCTGCTAAGGCGGTTGGCAATGATACCCAAGTGGGGAAAACGCTCCAACTGGCCAAACAAGCCCCCCAACTCGATACACGCATTGAGAATTACGCCGAAGAAATTTCTAACCAAGCGATCTTACCGGCTATGGGGGTCTCTGCCCTTGTGTATGGGCTGACCTTGGATGCTCACCGGGCGATCGCCCCGTTACAGCTTGACTTTGGCGCTGGGATTGGCATTACCATTCCGACAGCCATTTTGGCCGCCCTGACCCATGCTCCCCAAGTAGGCGTGTATGTGCGCAATGGTCGTGCCCTTGAGCTACTCTCGCGGGTAAATATTATCGTCTTTGATAAAACCGGCACTCTCACGGAAGTGAAGGGCACCATTGCTGGGGTGGAAATTCTCAAAGAACACCTTAGCGAAGACACCCTCCTGTACTGGCTCAGCACCATTGAGCAGCACATCAACCATCCCTTTGCCTTAGCGGTGATGGAGTACGCCCAAGCGCGGGGGATCTCGCCGGGCGAGTACTCAGATTGGAGCTATGAACCCGGGCGCGGTGCTATGGGGTTGGTAGAGGGGCAACGGATTCTGGTGGGCACACACCAGTTTATGACTGACAACAATATTGACGCCGACCTTGAAGAACTTCGCTCCCACGAGGGCGTGCTCTGGAATCGCTCCCTTGCTTGCGTTGCCTGTAATGGTGAACTGGTGGCTGTCCTTTTTTACAGCAATCCGGTGCGCCCAGAAACGGCCAGTGTCATTGCCGATCTGCAAAATCGCGGCATTGAATGCTATATGGTGACAGGGGATCACCACGAAGTTGCCAACGCCGTTGGTTATGCCGCTGGCTTTCGTCTTGGCCAAATTTACACCAATACCCTGCCAGAAGATAAGGTGGAGATTCTCAAAAAGTTTAAAAATAATGGCGAAAACGTCGTGGCCTACGTTGGGGAAGGGTTTAACGACACAGCGGCGATGGCCTACGCCGACATTTCCATTTCCCTGCCGGAGGGCAGTGATGCCGCACGGCAAACGGCAGATATTTTACTGATGAATAATAATCTTGAAGGGATTATTCAGGCGATCGCCCTCAGTAAAGAAGTCATGGAGATTATTAACCAAAACATTGCCTTGGTGGTTATTCCCAACGTCAGTGTGGTCTTAGCAGGGGTATTTTTGAGCCTACACCCAGTGCTGGCGGTGCTCATTAGCAATGGGGCAACCCTATTAGCAGAACTCAATAGTCTGCGGATTCTCACAGACTACCGTCCTGTGAAGGTGAAGCATAAAATCAGTAGTGGCCGCTCCCAAACGGGTATGCTGGATATTCCTTGGAAAAAACGCCCCCGACGCAGTTTTGTGCGGCTCGGCAGCGATACACCCAGCCCGGCCTGA
- a CDS encoding bestrophin family protein has product MPRTSFLRLNLPPNHQLRQFSPSAVKRLLLDPNWLRLALRLRGSVIPAILPEVLFCVAFGVLISAADIYIVNLHWPVLGSLIPSIVLGLLLVFRTNTAYERFWEGRRQWGNIINASRNLTRLMWTAIDEQTAADRQGKIKAVNLVGAFAIATKQHLRHQTFVELQPFLAPHEYQELQSVQNVPLRIALWIESYLHQQHCCGQLSLYQLTYMDELLVLLVDALGSCERILKTPIPLAYAIHLKQLLLLYCLLLPFQLVDDLGWLTGPMVGLIAFTLFGVEEIGIEIENPFGRDLNDLPLDAICITMQQNIHDLISTPAPHQSSLDDVVIPHDHDHYSS; this is encoded by the coding sequence ATGCCTCGAACCTCATTTTTACGCTTGAACTTGCCTCCCAACCACCAACTGCGCCAATTCAGTCCTAGTGCCGTTAAGCGGCTATTGTTAGATCCAAATTGGTTGCGCTTGGCGCTGCGGCTGCGCGGCTCCGTCATTCCTGCTATTCTGCCAGAAGTCCTTTTTTGTGTTGCCTTTGGGGTGTTGATTTCAGCGGCAGACATTTACATTGTCAATCTGCATTGGCCAGTTCTGGGCAGCTTAATCCCCTCTATTGTGCTCGGGTTACTCCTTGTGTTTCGTACCAACACCGCCTACGAGCGGTTTTGGGAAGGACGGCGACAGTGGGGGAACATCATCAACGCCTCCCGCAACTTAACCCGCTTGATGTGGACGGCCATTGATGAGCAAACAGCCGCCGATCGCCAAGGCAAAATCAAAGCCGTGAACTTAGTGGGCGCCTTTGCGATCGCCACCAAGCAGCACCTGCGCCACCAAACCTTTGTAGAGCTTCAGCCATTCCTTGCTCCTCACGAATATCAGGAACTGCAATCGGTACAAAATGTGCCGCTGCGCATTGCCCTATGGATAGAATCGTATCTGCATCAACAACACTGCTGTGGTCAGTTGTCTCTGTATCAACTCACCTATATGGATGAGTTACTCGTGCTGCTTGTAGATGCCCTAGGCAGTTGTGAGCGCATCCTGAAAACACCGATCCCCTTGGCCTACGCCATTCACCTCAAGCAGTTATTACTGCTGTACTGTCTGCTGTTACCCTTCCAACTGGTGGATGATCTTGGGTGGTTAACAGGGCCAATGGTGGGTCTGATTGCCTTTACCCTCTTTGGCGTTGAGGAAATTGGCATTGAAATTGAAAACCCCTTTGGCCGCGACTTAAATGATTTACCATTAGATGCAATCTGCATTACGATGCAGCAAAACATTCATGACCTCATTAGTACGCCAGCACCCCACCAATCCTCCCTTGACGATGTGGTAATTCCCCATGACCATGACCACTACTCATCCTGA
- a CDS encoding aldehyde dehydrogenase family protein, with amino-acid sequence MTVAVPAIKELERLHQQARRWQELSPRERIPYLQRMKHLARHHAQRWVELACQIKGIDRDWVGEEWTTGPLGLILKLDHYIYALRHNGVPPVPRWQTTPTGQRVAHILPRNWQERLLWFGVSAQVWLQPDQPATQGSAYRNPPPPGVAVVLGAGNITSLCLADALYQLLAANRVALLKMNPLLDPLTDCFRQVCAPLIEAGFLEIVTGDGTVGEQLCHHPLTQHIHITGSHHTYNRLVWGGQSQILSSHA; translated from the coding sequence ATGACTGTTGCAGTACCGGCAATTAAGGAACTCGAACGACTCCACCAGCAGGCGCGCCGCTGGCAAGAACTTTCTCCTCGAGAGCGCATCCCCTATTTGCAGCGCATGAAACACCTTGCTCGCCACCATGCCCAAAGGTGGGTAGAACTGGCCTGCCAGATCAAGGGGATTGACCGCGACTGGGTCGGCGAGGAGTGGACGACTGGACCGCTGGGGTTGATTCTCAAGCTAGACCACTATATCTATGCGCTGCGCCATAACGGTGTGCCGCCGGTGCCCCGCTGGCAAACCACCCCAACCGGACAGCGGGTGGCTCACATTCTGCCCCGCAATTGGCAAGAACGACTGCTGTGGTTTGGGGTCAGCGCTCAGGTGTGGTTACAGCCAGATCAGCCGGCTACCCAAGGCTCTGCCTACCGCAATCCGCCACCGCCGGGCGTTGCCGTGGTTTTAGGGGCAGGGAATATTACATCCCTGTGCTTGGCCGATGCCCTCTACCAACTCTTGGCAGCCAATCGGGTTGCGCTGCTAAAAATGAATCCGCTGCTGGATCCCTTAACAGACTGTTTTCGGCAAGTTTGTGCCCCACTCATTGAAGCGGGCTTTTTAGAGATTGTTACCGGGGATGGCACAGTAGGTGAGCAGCTTTGTCACCATCCCCTGACGCAGCATATTCACATCACCGGTTCCCACCATACCTATAACCGTCTGGTTTGGGGGGGGCAATCCCAGATTCTCAGCAGCCACGCCTAA
- the recF gene encoding DNA replication/repair protein RecF (All proteins in this family for which functions are known are DNA-binding proteins that assist the filamentation of RecA onto DNA for the initiation of recombination or recombinational repair.): MYLKRLSLRHFRNYPEQTVSFTAAKTILLGDNAQGKSNLLEAVEWLATLQSHRTPRDRDLIQHGHTTAQMTAEVERQGIPLELTGVLRQGGGRSLRVNGCTVRRTLDFLGQLNVVEFSCLDLDLVRGTPALRRSWLDRILVQLEPVYSQLLQSYQKTLRQRNALLKQGTGIDEGLWQAWNQQLAVTGTRMMRRRQRLIERLAPLASHWHQVLSGDREVLTLSYHSHVPIADPSPEAMLVRFMERLAERRSLELIHKTTLVGPHRDDVGFDLNHQPARQYASQGQQRTLVLALKLAELALVEAVVGESPLLLLDDVLAELDLYRQQILLEVMGDRYQTLITTTHLTPFATPWRSDAQVLKVAGGQIAAVAGTAVETSS; encoded by the coding sequence GTGTATCTCAAGCGTTTAAGCCTGCGCCATTTTCGTAACTACCCTGAGCAAACGGTCTCCTTTACCGCGGCTAAAACGATTTTGCTGGGGGACAATGCCCAAGGGAAGTCCAACCTGCTGGAAGCGGTGGAATGGCTGGCCACCTTGCAGTCCCACCGTACCCCCCGCGATCGCGATTTGATTCAGCATGGCCACACCACTGCCCAGATGACGGCAGAGGTGGAACGGCAGGGGATTCCCCTTGAGTTAACGGGGGTGCTACGGCAGGGGGGAGGACGCAGCCTGCGGGTCAATGGCTGTACGGTGCGGCGCACCCTTGATTTTTTAGGCCAGTTGAATGTGGTGGAGTTTTCCTGTTTAGACCTCGACCTTGTGCGGGGAACCCCAGCGCTGCGGCGCTCATGGCTGGATCGCATTCTTGTGCAACTTGAACCGGTCTATAGTCAACTGCTCCAGAGCTATCAAAAAACTCTGCGGCAGCGCAATGCTCTGCTTAAGCAGGGCACAGGAATAGATGAAGGGTTATGGCAGGCTTGGAACCAGCAGCTTGCCGTCACAGGAACGCGGATGATGCGCCGTCGCCAGCGACTCATTGAGCGCTTAGCTCCCTTGGCTAGCCACTGGCATCAGGTCTTAAGTGGCGATCGCGAGGTGCTCACCCTTAGCTACCACAGCCATGTGCCCATTGCTGACCCCAGTCCCGAAGCAATGTTGGTCAGGTTTATGGAGCGTTTGGCAGAGCGCCGCTCGTTGGAACTCATCCACAAAACCACGCTGGTGGGCCCCCACCGTGATGATGTGGGGTTTGACCTCAACCATCAGCCAGCTCGTCAGTACGCCTCCCAAGGACAGCAGCGAACCCTAGTATTGGCGCTGAAACTGGCGGAGTTAGCTCTTGTGGAAGCTGTGGTTGGGGAGTCCCCCCTGTTGCTGCTGGATGATGTACTGGCAGAGTTAGACCTCTATCGTCAGCAGATTTTGCTAGAGGTGATGGGCGATCGCTACCAGACCCTGATCACCACAACCCACTTGACCCCCTTTGCCACTCCTTGGCGCTCCGATGCCCAGGTGCTTAAGGTGGCGGGGGGGCAGATTGCAGCCGTTGCTGGCACTGCTGTTGAAACCAGTAGCTAA
- a CDS encoding 3'(2'),5'-bisphosphate nucleotidase CysQ produces the protein MADQTIDAFLRHALQRDFPETMFGYLTEETYQPGQPLPQPYQWIIDPLDGTYDFLQQTGEYAIHVALVHQQRPCVAAVVWPEQEVLFTAITGAGTYRETRHGCTRLTVAPPASQEPLRVVISRSHGGDRLRAFLSTLGRVQQIPMGSMGCKTATICQGQADLYVNLTGRSAPKDWDLAAPDLIMQEAGGAFTYANGEVPRYNRADVQHWQPLVVCHPSLRPTVGDRLQAFLAANP, from the coding sequence ATTGCCGATCAAACCATCGATGCTTTTTTGCGCCACGCTCTCCAGCGCGATTTTCCAGAGACGATGTTTGGCTACCTCACGGAGGAGACCTACCAGCCCGGGCAGCCGCTGCCCCAGCCCTACCAGTGGATCATTGACCCCCTCGATGGCACCTACGACTTTCTGCAGCAGACGGGGGAGTATGCGATCCATGTTGCCCTGGTGCATCAGCAGCGCCCCTGTGTGGCGGCGGTGGTGTGGCCGGAGCAGGAGGTTCTTTTTACGGCGATTACTGGCGCGGGCACCTATCGGGAAACCCGCCATGGCTGTACTCGCTTGACGGTTGCTCCCCCTGCTTCACAGGAACCGTTGCGGGTGGTGATAAGCCGCTCCCATGGGGGCGATCGCCTACGAGCCTTTTTAAGCACCCTTGGCCGGGTTCAGCAAATTCCCATGGGCAGCATGGGCTGCAAAACCGCGACTATTTGTCAAGGACAAGCCGATCTTTATGTGAACCTTACCGGTCGCAGTGCCCCCAAAGATTGGGACTTGGCTGCCCCGGATTTAATTATGCAGGAGGCGGGCGGTGCCTTTACCTATGCCAATGGCGAAGTTCCCCGCTATAATCGAGCCGATGTGCAGCACTGGCAGCCGTTGGTGGTGTGCCATCCCAGCCTGCGCCCCACCGTGGGCGATCGCCTGCAAGCCTTTTTAGCCGCCAACCCATGA
- a CDS encoding PAS domain-containing sensor histidine kinase, with amino-acid sequence MELAFLGVGFLLGIGVWLWQRTHLQRQLEAILAQYNVHPLRSSLPQRVQTALAQQAIAQQHCLSQIERYQAILDAAPVAYLEVDAANRIVFCNQQARSLFRLSTPHGRLLLELVRSYELDCLIEEVREQNAITEKEWLYGFLTPTGQTRRKPLRGRGIPIAEAHVGIFLEDREEVTRLRDERDRWATDVAHELKTPLTSLRLVAETLQQRVPEPLRDWVDRLLDEIIRLSLLVQELLDLNRLAHTPLSEIERHSLDLVQVIHTAWQSLAPLAQHKQIDHTYTGPAQLPYYGNEAQLLRLLVNLYDNSIKYCGRGDHVMTRLLQASSESHYLCLEIIDTGNGFPSKDLPYIFDRFYRGQSRRHRLVQPATGDVTTIAPIGSGSGLGLAIARQIVECHGGYIQAANHPEYGGAWLRIYLPITSEAGTAAL; translated from the coding sequence ATGGAACTTGCCTTTTTGGGGGTAGGGTTCCTGCTGGGGATAGGAGTCTGGCTCTGGCAGCGAACTCATCTACAGCGGCAGCTAGAAGCGATCCTTGCGCAATACAATGTCCATCCCCTCAGGTCGTCCCTTCCTCAGCGGGTGCAAACGGCGCTGGCCCAGCAGGCGATCGCCCAGCAACATTGCCTCAGTCAAATAGAGCGGTATCAAGCCATCCTTGATGCGGCTCCCGTCGCCTATCTCGAAGTGGATGCTGCCAACCGTATTGTTTTCTGTAATCAACAGGCGCGTTCCCTCTTTCGACTCAGCACCCCCCACGGACGGCTGTTGCTAGAGCTAGTGCGCTCCTACGAGCTGGACTGCTTGATTGAAGAGGTACGGGAGCAAAATGCCATCACCGAGAAAGAATGGCTGTACGGATTTTTAACCCCAACAGGGCAAACCCGACGCAAACCCCTGCGGGGGCGGGGAATTCCCATTGCGGAGGCACATGTTGGGATTTTTCTGGAGGATCGCGAGGAGGTGACCCGCCTGCGGGATGAGCGCGATCGCTGGGCAACGGATGTCGCCCATGAACTCAAAACCCCCCTCACCTCCCTGCGCTTGGTGGCCGAAACCCTGCAACAGCGAGTTCCAGAGCCACTGCGAGATTGGGTCGATCGCCTCCTCGACGAAATTATTCGCCTCAGTTTACTAGTGCAGGAGTTGCTCGATCTCAACCGTCTTGCCCATACCCCCCTCAGTGAGATTGAGCGCCACTCCCTTGATCTGGTGCAAGTGATACACACTGCTTGGCAATCCCTTGCGCCCCTTGCCCAACATAAACAGATTGACCACACCTACACCGGCCCCGCCCAGCTCCCCTACTATGGCAACGAGGCACAACTGTTGCGGCTATTGGTCAACCTTTACGATAACAGCATCAAGTACTGTGGCCGTGGCGACCATGTGATGACGCGGCTGCTCCAAGCTAGCAGCGAAAGTCACTACCTATGCTTGGAAATTATTGATACTGGCAATGGGTTTCCCAGCAAGGATTTACCCTACATCTTCGATCGCTTCTACCGCGGCCAGTCACGGCGACATCGCCTAGTTCAACCGGCCACCGGCGATGTGACAACCATTGCCCCCATTGGCAGTGGCAGTGGCTTGGGGCTGGCGATCGCCCGCCAAATTGTCGAGTGCCATGGCGGCTACATACAAGCAGCCAATCATCCTGAGTACGGTGGGGCGTGGCTACGCATTTATTTACCCATCACTAGTGAGGCTGGCACTGCCGCCCTCTAG